Proteins co-encoded in one Sphingopyxis sp. BE259 genomic window:
- a CDS encoding aldehyde dehydrogenase family protein, producing MAIPDQYDLYYDGGWHAPTAGGYSPSHNPANGSLIAHVAQAESEDVDRAVLAAAVGSRVWRDVPPLERARLLREVAAVIRQNAKELAQLDALDCGNPVRELAADSHVAAALIDYFSGLVTEMKGASVPVGPDAVNFSVRQPFGVVARILAFNHPFLFCAGKVAAPLAAGNAVIVKPSEQAPLSALRFAELIDGLLPSGTFSVLTGGAETGAALAAHPKVAMISLVGSAAAGRALMREASPTLKPVLLELGGKNALIAYGDADPAEVAKALIQGMNFAWCGQSCGSTSRAFIHEDIYDAVLARIEEEAQRFQPGDPSNEATSMGAIISAKQHERIVGFIDSAQAEGARLICGGGPPADQALARGLYIEPTVFADVTPDMRLAREEVFGPVLGILRWSDEPTMIEVVNELEYGLTCSIWTRDLERAHRTAMAVDVGYVWINETSRHILGAPFGGMKQSGIGREECLGELLAFTQEKNIFISLGSGNR from the coding sequence ATGGCAATTCCAGATCAGTACGACCTTTACTATGATGGCGGGTGGCATGCACCGACGGCGGGCGGGTACAGTCCCTCGCACAATCCGGCCAACGGCTCGCTCATCGCACATGTCGCGCAGGCAGAAAGCGAGGATGTCGACCGGGCAGTCCTCGCTGCCGCCGTCGGATCCAGGGTCTGGCGCGATGTGCCACCCCTCGAACGTGCCCGGCTGCTGCGCGAAGTAGCGGCAGTCATTCGCCAGAATGCAAAGGAATTGGCGCAACTCGATGCTCTCGATTGCGGCAACCCGGTCCGTGAACTGGCGGCCGACTCCCATGTGGCAGCCGCGCTCATCGACTATTTCTCCGGGCTGGTGACGGAGATGAAAGGTGCTTCGGTCCCCGTCGGACCAGATGCGGTCAACTTCTCCGTCAGGCAGCCATTTGGCGTCGTCGCCCGCATTCTGGCCTTCAATCATCCGTTTCTGTTCTGCGCCGGCAAGGTTGCCGCTCCCCTTGCAGCCGGCAATGCGGTAATCGTCAAGCCATCCGAACAGGCTCCCCTGTCAGCACTCCGCTTCGCCGAGCTGATCGACGGCTTGTTGCCGTCGGGTACGTTCAGCGTCCTTACGGGAGGAGCCGAAACGGGGGCGGCGTTAGCGGCCCACCCCAAGGTGGCGATGATCAGCTTGGTGGGGAGCGCGGCTGCAGGTCGCGCTCTGATGCGCGAGGCCAGTCCAACGCTCAAGCCAGTCTTGCTCGAACTTGGCGGCAAGAATGCCCTGATAGCCTATGGCGATGCCGATCCCGCCGAAGTAGCAAAAGCCTTGATCCAGGGCATGAATTTTGCGTGGTGCGGCCAATCATGCGGGTCGACGAGCCGGGCGTTCATACATGAGGACATCTACGACGCGGTTCTGGCTCGTATCGAGGAGGAAGCCCAGCGGTTTCAGCCGGGCGATCCGTCCAACGAGGCGACTTCGATGGGCGCGATCATCAGCGCGAAACAGCATGAGCGCATAGTCGGATTCATCGATAGCGCCCAGGCGGAAGGCGCTCGACTGATATGCGGCGGGGGGCCACCGGCCGACCAAGCTCTTGCGCGCGGCCTGTACATCGAGCCGACAGTGTTTGCCGACGTTACCCCTGACATGCGCTTGGCCCGCGAAGAGGTTTTCGGGCCGGTGCTCGGAATCCTGCGATGGTCCGACGAGCCGACGATGATCGAGGTCGTCAACGAACTGGAGTATGGATTGACCTGCTCAATCTGGACACGAGATCTCGAACGCGCGCACCGCACCGCCATGGCCGTCGACGTAGGCTATGTCTGGATCAACGAGACCTCACGCCACATTCTTGGAGCCCCCTTCGGCGGAATGAAACAGTCGGGCATCGGCCGTGAGGAATGCCTCGGCGAACTGCTGGCGTTCACCCAGGAGAAAAATATCTTCATCTCGTTGGGATCGGGCAACCGGTGA
- a CDS encoding MFS transporter, whose product MLQPALGTARTPPGEGEAALAVAGAAFRRRIAMFFLTFALTLNFVDRQIVNILAEPIREELQLADWQIGLMSGLAFALLYSVAGIPLARWADRGNRPKIMAFSVLVWSGFTIACSLARSFPQLLVGRVGVGIGEAGLTPAANSLIVDYYPPERRASALSLYYLGVPLGTLAGMALGGLVADAYGWRTAFLVAGIPGVVLAPFLLLVLREPRKAHAALLRTAPPGALAAVKTLWAVRTYRLIVIATALQAAVGYGFGPFIASFFIRNHGPEIVAMATQAGMGVSGFLGLTLGLSTGLAGAAGVWLGGLLADRFGRSDVRAYVTIPAFASLAALPCYAVIFSIDSGALALAGLALPNMLGAMWMGPVHSTQQSVSPPEIRGGATALFLLVLNLVGVGLGPLFVGTASDAISWQFDQDSGRSLRAALILTSLVAPFSAFLFWRARSSIGRDMTRWKAVNPV is encoded by the coding sequence GTGCTGCAACCGGCGCTCGGCACAGCACGCACGCCGCCTGGCGAGGGCGAAGCCGCGCTGGCTGTGGCGGGGGCGGCTTTCCGCCGCCGCATCGCCATGTTTTTCCTGACCTTTGCTCTCACACTCAACTTTGTTGACCGGCAGATCGTCAACATTCTAGCCGAACCGATCCGGGAAGAGTTGCAGCTGGCGGACTGGCAAATCGGGCTGATGTCGGGCCTTGCCTTTGCCTTGCTTTATAGCGTCGCCGGAATCCCGCTCGCGCGCTGGGCGGATCGCGGCAACCGGCCAAAGATCATGGCATTTTCCGTTCTCGTCTGGAGCGGGTTCACCATCGCCTGCAGCCTCGCGCGAAGCTTTCCCCAACTTTTGGTGGGGCGTGTCGGAGTGGGGATTGGCGAGGCCGGCCTGACACCTGCCGCAAATTCGCTCATCGTCGATTATTACCCACCCGAGCGGCGCGCGTCGGCGCTTTCGCTCTACTATCTTGGCGTGCCGTTGGGAACGTTGGCGGGGATGGCATTGGGAGGGCTGGTTGCCGATGCCTATGGCTGGCGCACCGCCTTTCTGGTGGCCGGCATACCAGGTGTCGTCCTTGCCCCCTTTTTGCTGCTGGTTTTGCGCGAACCGCGCAAGGCGCACGCCGCTCTGTTGCGAACGGCGCCGCCGGGCGCTCTCGCGGCGGTAAAGACGCTTTGGGCGGTTCGCACCTACCGGCTCATCGTGATCGCGACTGCGCTGCAAGCCGCGGTAGGATATGGCTTCGGACCTTTCATCGCATCTTTTTTTATCCGCAATCATGGCCCGGAGATCGTCGCCATGGCCACCCAGGCCGGGATGGGGGTTTCGGGGTTCCTGGGCCTGACGCTCGGTCTTTCCACAGGTCTCGCAGGCGCCGCCGGCGTGTGGCTCGGTGGGTTGCTGGCCGATCGGTTCGGCCGGAGCGACGTCCGAGCCTATGTAACCATCCCTGCGTTTGCGTCGCTGGCGGCCCTTCCCTGTTATGCCGTCATCTTCAGCATCGACAGTGGCGCGCTGGCGCTTGCGGGCCTTGCGCTTCCCAACATGCTAGGGGCCATGTGGATGGGCCCGGTCCACAGTACCCAGCAAAGCGTCTCACCGCCGGAGATCCGTGGCGGCGCGACCGCCCTCTTCCTTCTGGTCTTGAACCTGGTCGGCGTGGGTTTGGGACCGCTGTTCGTCGGGACGGCCAGCGACGCGATCTCGTGGCAGTTCGATCAAGATTCCGGCAGGAGTTTGCGTGCCGCCCTCATCCTTACAAGCCTGGTCGCACCATTCTCCGCATTTCTTTTCTGGCGCGCGCGGTCGTCGATCGGGCGCGACATGACCAGGTGGAAGGCCGTCAATCCAGTGTGA
- a CDS encoding TonB-dependent receptor yields the protein MKGLFASKALLMMTAAVTAAPSMAQTAPVGGLSAPSPSAPAEDQDQTSTQSGLVDIVVTATRREQKLQDVPVAVTAVTSESLGRSGAADIRNLTQVVPGFFGGRAAGVFLPVIRGVGSSSISVGDESNVATYVDGIYQGDPFSTWTDLVKVDRVEVLRGPQGTIFGRNATGGLINVITPDPSFDFSGMVSARAAALETGDGDYNVRGYLTGGLSDTIAADIAGIYRKTDSFVDDLVRGGKAGGYQVVDVRSKLMYRGENGNKIVLTGEYFDRKGSENVYQPYENNTAGRAFPGAILPLKPWQLSADLRPSLATRRYSVALQTRFDLGGVNLETTGAYASNRTSQATDSDSSNILLATFVAPKIASEYYSQEVRLLSSGSGPLQWIAGLYAFHLSGDANFILSSRADPSQPLLVRTFDPVLKTTSYAGFAEATLEVVPRLFVTGGIRYTHEKRSFDQIVNGVALFPQTAEKSFNRVTYKGTVRFEIGPDTNIYATYSTGFKSGVFNMTGVSPLAVDPETLKALEGGIKSDITPWLRANLALYRYDYKDLQVTARDPLGPGYVLQNAANATLYGGELETTLAPTDHFRVNAAVAYAHAEYDDFPLAQVFIPRPTGGNIVSQADVSGNRLPRAPRWTFNIAPSLDVPLASGMLNINGTLFRSSVVYFDFLNSVKQDPYTAINSEISWRTDDEKFRFSIWATNLTNEKIIQEVRPGALGTDLRYELPRRIGAGVEVKF from the coding sequence ATGAAAGGCCTTTTTGCATCCAAAGCGCTGCTGATGATGACGGCAGCCGTGACCGCCGCGCCATCCATGGCGCAAACGGCGCCCGTTGGCGGTTTGTCCGCGCCCAGCCCGTCGGCCCCAGCCGAGGATCAGGATCAAACCTCGACGCAGAGCGGCCTCGTAGATATCGTCGTGACCGCGACGCGCCGGGAACAGAAGTTGCAGGATGTGCCGGTCGCGGTGACCGCCGTGACTTCGGAATCGCTTGGCCGTTCGGGTGCGGCCGACATCCGGAATCTCACTCAGGTCGTGCCCGGCTTCTTCGGTGGCCGCGCTGCGGGCGTGTTCCTGCCCGTTATCCGCGGGGTGGGGTCGAGCAGTATTTCGGTCGGGGACGAGTCAAACGTAGCAACCTATGTCGATGGAATCTACCAGGGAGACCCATTTTCCACCTGGACCGATCTCGTCAAGGTCGACCGCGTCGAGGTCCTGCGCGGGCCGCAGGGGACAATATTCGGTCGGAACGCGACGGGCGGGTTGATCAATGTCATTACGCCTGATCCCAGTTTCGACTTCAGCGGCATGGTTTCGGCGCGCGCGGCCGCCCTCGAGACGGGCGACGGAGACTATAATGTGCGCGGCTATCTGACTGGTGGCCTGTCCGATACGATTGCAGCCGATATCGCCGGAATTTACCGCAAAACGGACAGTTTTGTCGACGATCTCGTGCGCGGTGGGAAAGCTGGCGGCTATCAGGTTGTCGATGTCCGCAGCAAGCTGATGTACCGCGGCGAGAACGGAAACAAGATCGTCCTCACGGGAGAATATTTCGATCGCAAGGGCTCGGAGAATGTCTACCAGCCCTATGAGAATAACACGGCAGGTCGAGCCTTTCCCGGCGCGATCCTCCCGTTGAAACCCTGGCAGCTGTCCGCCGATCTGCGCCCCTCGCTCGCCACCCGGCGATACAGTGTCGCCTTGCAGACACGCTTCGATCTAGGCGGGGTCAATCTGGAGACGACCGGGGCATATGCCTCCAACCGAACCTCTCAGGCGACGGATTCGGATTCGTCGAATATCTTGCTCGCGACTTTTGTGGCCCCCAAAATCGCATCGGAATATTATAGTCAGGAAGTGCGCCTGCTCTCGTCCGGCTCCGGGCCGCTTCAATGGATCGCTGGTTTATATGCCTTCCACCTCTCCGGCGACGCCAACTTCATTCTGAGCAGTCGCGCTGATCCGAGCCAGCCACTGCTCGTGCGCACATTCGACCCCGTCCTGAAGACGACCTCCTATGCCGGATTCGCCGAGGCGACGCTTGAGGTCGTCCCGCGCCTGTTCGTGACGGGCGGCATTCGCTACACCCATGAGAAAAGAAGTTTCGATCAGATCGTAAACGGCGTCGCCCTTTTTCCGCAGACAGCGGAAAAATCCTTTAACAGGGTCACGTATAAAGGCACGGTCCGGTTCGAAATCGGACCGGACACGAATATCTACGCGACCTACAGCACCGGCTTCAAAAGCGGTGTGTTCAACATGACTGGCGTGTCGCCTCTCGCGGTCGATCCCGAGACGCTCAAAGCCCTCGAAGGCGGTATCAAGTCTGACATCACGCCCTGGCTGCGCGCCAATCTCGCCTTGTATCGTTATGATTATAAGGATTTGCAGGTCACTGCCCGCGATCCGTTGGGTCCCGGTTATGTCCTGCAGAACGCCGCGAACGCCACTCTTTACGGCGGCGAACTCGAAACCACTTTGGCGCCAACCGATCATTTCCGGGTCAACGCGGCGGTCGCCTACGCCCATGCGGAATATGACGATTTTCCGCTCGCGCAAGTTTTCATTCCCCGGCCAACGGGAGGCAATATCGTGTCGCAAGCGGATGTGTCGGGCAACCGCCTACCGCGGGCACCTCGCTGGACCTTTAACATCGCTCCAAGTCTCGACGTACCGCTCGCATCGGGAATGTTGAACATCAACGGCACCCTGTTCCGCAGTTCGGTCGTCTATTTCGACTTCCTGAATTCCGTGAAGCAGGATCCCTATACGGCGATCAACAGCGAAATTTCGTGGCGAACGGATGACGAAAAGTTTCGGTTCTCGATCTGGGCGACGAATTTGACCAATGAGAAGATCATCCAGGAAGTTCGGCCCGGCGCGCTTGGCACCGATCTCAGGTACGAGCTGCCCCGGCGTATCGGCGCCGGCGTCGAAGTGAAATTCTGA